aggacccgcCGGCCGTGTTCCAGCAGCtgctgggccaggggtggggctggtcctgcactgctccggagatggccgccggcgtgggcgtgaactggtgccccactccgccgcggtcaccggagcgggaggcgtcgccacaggaggaggtggtgcaggcacctccggccGTCCAGCCCGACCCCGTCCACCACGCACCTCCGGCCCACCTGTGGACGCCgccggcctacgtcgacctcgtcagcgacgacggcGACACCGACGGCCagtgaagacggcgacggccacggcACCGACGGGCGCAGCAGGAGCGCGCGGGAGGCGGAGgcgttttttattttgttttgtatgtTAATTATGAAAACTGGGCCTTTTAAGTGGCTGTGGAAACTGGACCGTTTTGTGGCCGTCccttatatatgttttatgtttttttaaaatgtttttatttagttttttagttatttcATTCTAGTTTTTTATTCACGTCCATTTCGGACACTATTTGGGGTGCGCGCGCGACCTATCTGACAAAGACGGACACGGGCGAACCCATCGGCGCCCCAAAGGGACAAAATTCGACTAATCCGGACGTCCGTttagggtcgtgcggtggagttggcttgAGGGACGTCCAGTCTACCAATGCAAAAGGGACGCAAGAAACAATTGTGGAGCGTATGATAGCTGCAGAACGAGCAGACATGGCGTAggaatttcgcaaaaaaaaagaagagagatgGCGTGGGAAACGAATATGCGGGTACGATGCGATGCGATGCAAAGGGGGGCTGGATGAGGTGAGACGCCGTCgcttccgtccgtccgtccgtccgtccgtccgtccatgaAGGGATCGATTCTTTGGAGGCTGTATTTCTCGGTAGCACCACCCTGCTTTTgcaacagatatatatgctctctTTATTAATCCAACGGACGGGATGCAACAAACATATTCTCAGTTCAACAAACTGCTCAAGAAAATGTCTGGTTTCATTCATTCTCTTAAACGACAAAGGAAAAAAAAAACTCTTAATGCTCATCTACATGAGCTGCGTCACTCTTTTCTTGACAGTGCGATTTAATTCCGAGAATACAAACCATGACATGATTCGAGACCGAGGTTCGTCGTTTGCCGCTGCGTCGAAGAAGAGACGTAACGCGTCCTTAAATGTCCTTCAAGAAGGGAATGGATTCTTTCCAGCGTTTCTTCGTGACGTCGACAGCTTCCATGGTGTACTTCTCATCCTCGGGATAGTATGCGATTGGGTCGTCCAGCAATGGGGCCTCAAGATTCAGAACGCCTTCTAGTGTCGCATGCAGACAATATGCTGAATAACTGATGTGGTAACCCCCTTCCTGGACAATCAACATTTGCCCATCGCTATGTCGATTAGCCACGCCCCTCATTATTTGTCCAATTTTCCTGTAACCATCCATGGTCAAGCACTGTCTTCCATTTGGATCAAACTGCATGGAGAAAATTCACAATTAGTTCGTCCAACGGAGTCATATAATTCAAGACAGAAGATTATCATGCATGCAACATTACCTCAATCTTCAAGGTACAATTGCTACCATTTGATTTAGttctaaaaccacgacacttattttggatcggagggagtaatattttacGTTTAGTATATAACTTCCGTCCCACAGTATAGATTATCCAAAATGAATGATAATAAATCTAGATAGTAAACATACATTTAGCGCAAGTATATTTATTATCTTCCTTAGTATGAAGTTTATATAGTCCCACAGTCCCACACTGTGTTATACAAGATGGCAAGTAGGGGAACTGGGCCTTGCTCAGCTGGTGGGAGGTGCGGCTGCTAACGATGTTTGAATTCTCCACTTGAATTCGGGTGCCTATTTCTTATGTCAACAAAAAGTCACTTAGTTCCTATAGGAAATCTAGTTATTTTCACAACATGCTATGTGATACACTGATACCTATATTTTTTAACTTCACAATATATTTCAATTGCTAAAATGTGAGTTTATCTTCTCGAGAGAAAAAAGAATACGAAACTGGACATGATTTAGCAGGATTGACAAGTAGAACATGTAGTGAACTAAGGACAACAAATAAGCATACTCAGCTCACCATGCTAGAATCTTGGCCAATGACAAAAACCAAAAGCTGAGGTTGAAACTTGTCAATCGCCGGGACAACCAATTCATTCATTGCATACTCATAGCCTTTATCCCCACTGCCATTAGGCAAAGGTATATTGAGATTGTACCCAAGCCCCTTGCCTTCCCCAATCTCATCAGCCGAGCCACTCTGCAGATGCGAAGGACCCCAAGTACCATGCTTCATGTGAAGAGAGATTGCCAACACGTTGTCCGTGCGATAGAAGCCCTCTGCGGTACCATTTCCATAGTGCACATCTATGTCAACAACGGCAACCTTTGCGCGGCCAGAATCCAGAGCCAGCTGCACAGCAAGCCCGGCGTTGTTCAGAAAGCAGTAACCGTCGGCATGGTCCGGCTGCGCGTGATGGCCAGGGGGGCGGACCAATGCGTAGGCTATCTTCCCATGCCCGTCTAGTATGTGCCTCACAGCTGATAAGGTTGTTCCGGCAGCCAGAAGCGCAGCGCCCCATGAACCAGAGTTCAAGAAAGTACCCTCACATAACTTCTTGGGTCCACTGGCATTCGCCTGCACGAGCTCCTCAATGTATTCTGAAGATCACAACAAGATTAAGGGTCCGTTAGGAACGCAGGAGAATTGCTGTAATTTTACAGGAACTGAACTATTTCCCGACTGAATATGAACATGGTTTCTGAATCCAAACGAGTAATTACAAGTTACAGAATACAGTAGTTCGTTTTGTCAATTCAAACGACATATAGATGTACTCCAAGGAGGATTAAGATAAGGGATATAATAAAGAA
The sequence above is a segment of the Triticum dicoccoides isolate Atlit2015 ecotype Zavitan chromosome 1A, WEW_v2.0, whole genome shotgun sequence genome. Coding sequences within it:
- the LOC119281074 gene encoding histone deacetylase 8-like yields the protein MDSSSSSVPAAAEGALPAGENLAVFWHEGMLAHDAGRGVFDSGRDPGFLDVLDHHPENADRVRNMVSILRRGPIAPFLSWHSGTPAHASDLLSFHSPEYIEELVQANASGPKKLCEGTFLNSGSWGAALLAAGTTLSAVRHILDGHGKIAYALVRPPGHHAQPDHADGYCFLNNAGLAVQLALDSGRAKVAVVDIDVHYGNGTAEGFYRTDNVLAISLHMKHGTWGPSHLQSGSADEIGEGKGLGYNLNIPLPNGSGDKGYEYAMNELVVPAIDKFQPQLLVFVIGQDSSMFDPNGRQCLTMDGYRKIGQIMRGVANRHSDGQMLIVQEGGYHISYSAYCLHATLEGVLNLEAPLLDDPIAYYPEDEKYTMEAVDVTKKRWKESIPFLKDI